A genome region from Brassica oleracea var. oleracea cultivar TO1000 chromosome C2, BOL, whole genome shotgun sequence includes the following:
- the LOC106324215 gene encoding uncharacterized protein LOC106324215 has protein sequence MSEFTAIFEKIKGINPALHGYLQRADVRLWTHVHFPGERWFPERREDARSQPTTLTRGVEKLLYDRVTAARDLTVQRIDDHHTEVKYGSSSESLNVVNLVERKGTCRRFEREKLPCVPAIAAAEYNNVCRISLCSPYYNSAYLVSTYTESVMPADSAQPVPEIVANQPCLPPSIRQQSGRPKKNRMKSALEVALQKNVLGKNTHVLDVDRVDIMRKLV, from the exons ATGTCTGAGTTTACTGCGATTTTCGAGAAGATTAAAGGGATTAATCCTGCACTCCACGGCTACCTCCAAAGAGCTGATGTCCGACTGTGGACGCACGTTCATTTCCCGGGCGAGAG ATGGTTTCCTGAACGGAGAGAGGACGCCAGATCGCAGCCAACAACGCTTACGCGTGGTGTCGAGAAACTACTATAT GATCGTGTAACTGCCGCCAGAGATTTGACGGTCCAAAGGATTGATGATCATCACACTGAAGTTAAATATGGATCTTCTAGCGAGTCTTTGAATGTTGTTAATTTGGTAGAGCGAAAGGGCACATGTCGGCGTTTCGAACGCGAGAAATTACCATGTGTACCCGCAATCGCAGCTGCGGAGTACAACAATGTTTGTCGTATATCCCTGTGCAGTCCTTACTATAACAGTGCATATTTGGTGAGCACATACACTGAATCGGTCATGCCGGCTGACTCCGCGCAACCTGTTCCAGAAATCGTGGCTAACCAACCGTGCTTGCCCCCGTCTATTCGTCAACAATCAGGAAGACCTAAGAAAAATAGGATGAAATCTGCTTTAGAAGTTGCACTTCAAAAAAACGTCTTAGGAAAGAACACACATGTTCTCGATGTAGACAGAGTGGACATAATGCGAAAACTTGTCTGA